ACCTGCCACCTCGAACGTTAAATCGCACCCTCCACCCCTCTTGACTCCTCATATATGAACGTTTCGCGGCGATTTCACATAAACACAAGAGGAGAACCAGGGAAAACCCTCCTGATAATCTGTCACGAATTTTGATTAAAGGGAGATTCAGAGAGGTTTTGATGGTATTTTCCGGCAGGAGAAGAGGCGGCGGAGAAAGAGAAGCGGTGGAGGAAGAAGAGATGGAGAGATTGAAGCGGCTGCACAATTTTGATTTGCCGTGTTTGAAGTGGGGGAATCAGAAGCTTCTTCGGTGTATGAAGGTGGATTCAAAGGGCGACGTGTCGGCCGTCGATCGCAAACAATCGTCGGAGAGTGGCGGCGGCGGTGGTTGTGATGGGGGAAAGGGCACCGTGATTGGAACACGGCGGAGGGAGATggagtttgagagaagatttAGATCAAGTGATGATCGCAAGGTGGAGAGTTATTATAAGTTTTCTTCGTCGGAGAAATTGAAGGCGCGAGCCGGAGACGGTGAGATCGAGGCGACTAGAGAGAAGCTGATGTTCGATTTCCAGACGGAGGTCGGGAAGATGAAGGATGCGATTCTAAGAGAAACTCTTGTCGATCCGCCGCCGCCGCCGGCGACAACAACAACGACTGCAACGACATCTACTTCTCCGGCGGAG
The genomic region above belongs to Lactuca sativa cultivar Salinas chromosome 4, Lsat_Salinas_v11, whole genome shotgun sequence and contains:
- the LOC111894455 gene encoding uncharacterized protein LOC111894455, whose product is MVFSGRRRGGGEREAVEEEEMERLKRLHNFDLPCLKWGNQKLLRCMKVDSKGDVSAVDRKQSSESGGGGGCDGGKGTVIGTRRREMEFERRFRSSDDRKVESYYKFSSSEKLKARAGDGEIEATREKLMFDFQTEVGKMKDAILRETLVDPPPPPATTTTTATTSTSPAERPWNLRTRRAACKAPSPSNGVNGNGDIVKPNVSPVRNEGNKSPRPRPVGGVATATVTTSGEKRDRPKFSIPLSRRELEDDFTAMAGRRLPRKPKKRPRIIQKQLDTLFPGLWLTEITADLYRVPDDTETAKR